A section of the Meles meles chromosome 8, mMelMel3.1 paternal haplotype, whole genome shotgun sequence genome encodes:
- the LOC123948798 gene encoding LOW QUALITY PROTEIN: tripartite motif-containing protein 77-like (The sequence of the model RefSeq protein was modified relative to this genomic sequence to represent the inferred CDS: substituted 1 base at 1 genomic stop codon) encodes MAPCLWLGMSQNLDIFVSVKETTWLTNPESLMGTEKQVYMVWLENKDAGCRNMNSTFVQHVPRELICCICKDYFTDPFTLSCGHIFCTPCLCLLWEDAQHPTHCSVCRTVSPXIDFKSIILAVKQVHASKESVACQLPNSAKQVCRIHLVLKDLFCPTEKSPLCLHCSNSQRHATHRHSPMSQAAEQCREKLLMQIKSIWKSRQKNQKNLNKEYNLFRTWQGFVNLWLRMIRAEYPEVNQYLYEEKQKHLDSLAVEGKVVFNQLRRNVGRMCHMGKLLRKMYEELKEMCCKTDVDLNQDFGDLTKR; translated from the exons ATGGCCCCCTGTTTATGGCTGGGGATGAGCCAGAACCTTGATATATTTGTCTCTGTAAAAGAGACAACGTGGTTGACAAATCCTGAATCTCTAATGGGAACTGAGAAGCAGGTCTATATGGTATGGCTGGAAAACAAGGATGCCGGATGCCG aAACATGAATTCTACTTTTGTGCAGCATGTCCCCAGGGAGCTTATCTGCTGCATCTGCAAGGATTATTTCACAGACCCTTTCACCCTTAGCTGTGGGCACATCTTTTGTACTCCTTGTCTCTGCCTCCTGTGGGAAGATGCTCAGCATCCTACTCACTGCTCTGTGTGCAGGACAGTATCTCCATGAATAGACTTCAAAAGCATTATTTTAGCTGTGAAACAAGTTCATGCTTCCAAAGAATCAGTTGCTTGCCAGTTACCGAACTCTGCCAAGCAAGTCTGTAGGATACACCTAGTATTAAAGGACCTCTTCTGTCCAACTGAAAAGAGCCCGCTGTGTTTGCACTGCTCCAATTCCCAAAGGCATGCCACTCACAGACACTCACCAATGTCACAAGCTGCTGAGCAGTGCAGG GAGAAACTTCTGATGCAAATTAAGTCTATTTGGAAAAGCagacagaaaaatcagaaaaatctaaACAAAGAGTACAACTTATTTAGAACATGGCAG GGTTTTGTAAATCTATGGTTGAGGATGATCAGGGCTGAATATCCTGAGGTAAACCAGTATCTCTATGaggaaaagcaaaaacatttAGATAGCCTGGCAGTGGAAGGCAAGGTAGTTTTTAATCAACTCCGGAGAAATGTAGGTAGAATGTGTCACATGGGGAAACTCCTGAGAAAAATGTATGAGGAACTAAAGGAAATGTGCTGCAAAACAGATGTGGACCTGAACCAG gATTTTGGAGACCTCACGAAAAGGTAA